Part of the Clarias gariepinus isolate MV-2021 ecotype Netherlands chromosome 25, CGAR_prim_01v2, whole genome shotgun sequence genome is shown below.
AAGAGAGACAACAACCCCCTTCATGAGTTCCCACAAGAGTCCACAACCTATTAAGCAATAGAACCCTTGGAATATATGAACATATGACCATAGAATTGGGGTACATAATGCTCTGGAAACATCGGACTCTTTCTCATGCTCCCATTATGTGCCATATAAATATGGGAAACACAGGACCCCGGGAACATGACCCTCTTCCAACTGTTAGCTACAGAAGCCTTAGATTAATAGTAGCAGCGGTAGTATTAGTAGCATTgacagtagtagtagtggtcATTGTACAGTAGTACCTGAGACTGGGCGCGTAGCATTAGCATGAGCTCCTTGGTGTCTGCTGCTGACAAGCTGGACGTTTGACACGGGACTTTGGCGAGCTCGTTCTTGCATGCCATGGTCCTGTTTTTACAAAACCAGTCCACAACTGCCTGCTCGTTCACACCGCTCACCGCACACTCGTAGAACACGCCGTTCAGCAAGGCGAAGCTCAGCCACATGATCGGTGCCACGAGCGCTCCAACAATCACACTAAAAAGCACGGAAAAGCAGCCCATGCAGCTCCTCCTGTAACGGCAAAAATACATTCCAATAAGATAACAGTACATTTCCAATAGGGAAGAAAAATCACACTCGATGTGCTATATGATAAGTAAGGAATAGAGTTGTTGACAAGTCAATAACAGGATCGTAATCAGTAATCAGAAGTTAATCATTTCCAAATGACTGCATGTTCTGAAGAGTTTCATTCCTCTTATACCAAAGCAGTACAACTGTAACACAGTTTACAGTCTGTGTGATTGATGAAGAAAGATTTAATTACTGACCTTTAATTTTATGAatcacaaaaatattattattgatttatttttgttgttaataTTCCTATTATAGGGAAGTTTATGGACCTCCCCAAATGCAATCCACCAATGCATTGTAATACCCAATGACCTTTAATTAATACTTTTCATACTTATTTGTGTAAAAGAAGTACCAGTGGCTTGAacttgtcatttattttatcttattatacggTAAACAAAAACTTACTTTAAAACTAACAGAAACACAATTAAattctttagaaaaaaacatcattatgGGTTTACTAGTAATGGATTTACATGTACAgaatattttgaatatttattCTTCCACACAGGGGTGGCATAAAAGGTAGTATATTTCTAGTAGttccttaaaaatgtttaaaatgttttaaaaagggaAGGGGGGTTGGCTTTTCTAAAGTGAAAGGATCGGtagatgttttgtaaaaagctCACAAATCTGCTCGATGTGTGTGAGATTGTCTAAAttcttgctttttcattttgttattatAGGAAGTATACTGAAGACTGTGGTTCATGGGTGCAGGTTTCCCTTCTATTGCATCGATTGTTTTGAATTCATGATGCATAGTGCCAGATGTACACGCCCCTGGAGGCAGTCTTATTATCTGGGGTTGCTACAGTTGGTCAGCGCGAGGCACAGCAACCTtatgtagcaataaaataaagtcagctgatgaccagTATAtgctgaatgaccagggtatcacacCTATTTCTTCCCTTTTTATCTTCCCTTATGCTACAggcaacaaaataaataacaaaagtgttgttgtttttcgcCATGATGCATCTCAAAGCTGATGCACAGCTTACAATGAACTCCTGCTTTACTCCTGCTTCAGGTCATTAAAAGTATTTAGTGACCAAATAACCATGCTGTAACACTTTTAaacacttatactgtacattgatgAATGAGAGgcaatgatatttaaaaaactgaGAGCATCCCATTATGGATAGGTCATGTCCAAAACATGTCATAATCTGTTGTAATCCATTGAGAAAAAGGAGCCACATATTATATGGTAATTACAATGGTAATTTTGTTTGTAGCCTGGTAAAAAGGTAAGGTTGCAACTTGTGTTTACTTCTTTGTTTACCCAAAGATCCCTTCATGCATAATTAAAGTATTTACCTACACATTAAGGCCAAAGGTTTGTGGACTCATATGTGCATGCTAAACATCCCACTCATGTTTTAGTCCCCACCTTGTTGTTATAATAACCTAcacccatgttgcaaggatttGGGAGCTGTGAGGTTTTCAGCTATTGGAGCATTAGTGAGATTAGTCACTGGTGTTAGGGAGGAGGTCTGGCACGCACTTAGTgatccagttcatcccaaaggcgTTAGGTTTCAGATTAGGAATTTGTACAGAAAGAGTTCTTGGATCAGTGTGTGACTTTTCGACTTGCTGGAACAGGGTCGAATCCAAGCCAAGTAATATTACTGGCACAGGATACAAAGACACCCTATACAATTGCCTGCTTTCCAATTTCTGCCAACATTTCCCACaattactgtaataaatgaTAATCATTCACTGATAACTGTTTTCTCACGTGTCTGTACGGGTCTCCTTACCTGTGAGGACAGAGTTTTCTCGGGTTCACACAGCAGCCCGTGTAGAGGCGCCAGAGGCGCGTGCTCAGGAAAAGGCCGACTACGAAGAGCACGAACGCGGGTCCGAGCAGGTACGAGAGCCCGTAAGCCATGTTCTGCTTTAGAGTGCACGGACACTGGAAGGATAAGAGAGTGAAGATCTTCTGTCCGCCGATGGTCGCGATGGCCATGGCACCGTACCCGATGGTGGTCTTCTGGTTGGTGAAGAAGCGCAGAACAGCGTTGAGGGAATCCATCGTAGGTTTCAGGGCTGCGGGGATCATTCAGGGGAAGATCCGAAATTCCTGAAAGAGGAATGCAACTTTTGCAACTCTTTAATTCAGCTCTTTAATGCGGCTGGATATCTGTCGCGAAAACCCTTTGATTTTTGTGTTTCCTTTCTTTCCCTTTGTTTTCCCCCTAAAATCTCctccctgtctttctgtctctctctttctctctgtctctctctttctctaactCCTCCCTGATTGTTTTTCCTCCTCCAGCGAACCGGCCCATCTGGTTCTGCACTTCCTGCCAGCCAGCGCAAAACGCATTTCCTTGCGCGCGCCGTGACTGTTTACAGCCCAGCAACACGGAACAGTGCACGTGGGTGCACTTACGAATCTCCTCATAAGTgcaacaaatttaaagaacaaacaaacaaacaaacaaacaaaaaacgttGTTTTTAGATCGATTTGTGAGTTTTGTGTATGCACGCGCGCATCTATCAGTGCCAAGGGCGCGGTTCAGTGCGCGCGCATGGTGCTGCAGCAGCTGTGTTACAGATGTTTGTAAAGTCCGTTCTTGACTAAAGATATCACGACTGGGATTgccaacacaaaaaaaagttgcaggAATGCAAGTGGTCGGAAAATAAGGACAGGAACAGACAGAAGACCACACTTCCCCTTAATACCCCTTAAagctcattatttatttatttacttattttaaataaacatatacaggggcgcgaaaaagtatgtgaaccttctGGAATTAGTTTTCCTCACTAATTTGTTACAGTActaaatgtgatctgatctatATCTAAGTCGAGTATTGACAAATACAATGTGCCtagaataataacaaaaaaaaaatctgtaagttTTACATACTTTTGCTTGCCACTGTGTAGGGCTCCGGATCATCCTGTATAGACTGACATATCCTTCTTTTCAGCACAATATGATGAACAaatttttagttcattttaaccaaccatacaaacatgactgagcaaaaaaaaaaaaaaaaaaggcaaagaataggcacacatgcacatgatcacatgttttattgttgtttttggttgtttctatgactacaaatatataataataataataataataataatatgttcatTTTGCGACGTCATTCCCATATTTacccttcattaaaaaaaaaaacttttattctacctgacatatccaaaAACCCAAATTCACACTTTGAGGTTTGAAGCCTTTCCATTAACACAGATCAGCGATGCTTCcataagcacttaaaaaaaaaatcatctttaacctatgctgtgttgccagCATGGATCTGTGCCGATTGTGTTTTAAGGGTTTAACTAGAGACTGCATTTTTTCAACAAAGAGTGCAACCTCAAGCTTCTAAAGAGATGCCCCCACAGCAGAAAAGTATACAATTCATCTAACAAGAATAAAATGACATGTGGAACTTTTTAAAATTGCCCCTCAATGTAGAACAtctttcatttacagtatgcgttaaatatacagtatactgtttcTTAGCAGAATTTAATATGTGGCATAAAACTGCCATATTCAACATTCATGTTTACAATTTCAGTACTAAGTGTATGTGTTCTGTTACATATGTCACATGACATCACAATAGTCTGTCTTGTCCTGGTGTTGTCACTCTTCGTCTTCCAGACCCAGGGTGATTAGCAGTGGAACCAATTGTTCCGAGGATCTGCAGCTTTTTTCCCCAGGCAGGTTGAGGTAGGAAATATGGCAAATACATCATAGCAAAAAACACTAAAAGGTGGAGTGATGTGGCCCAAAGCAATTAATTTTCATATAGCAGCAACTTGCccaaagttacatttttttaaatagagaacGACACATCACATACATTCAGTATATTATTTCCAGTTATAGGAAAAGATAGAACTAGTCCCTTTAGGTTCCTCTGTACAAAAATGATGAAGATGTTATGCCAGGCCACCAACAGACGTTTGGGGCACATTGTCAGTTGTGTTCCAAAGCATCATCTCAACCTCTTTCTCTCATTTGCCTTGTCTATTAAAACTCAGAGATTTCCTTATGATGGAGCAATCTGACATTCTAGAAAACATGATATTCTATATTAGAAGAATAATATAATTTGGAATGAAATCTGAGTAGGAAAATCTAAGTAGAACATTGCTTACTGAGAGATATTTAGGTTGATGCCTATTAAACGCTGAGTTCCCCTTATGTTTCACTTAGTAGCATTTCCTCTGTAGTGTAGTCACGGTTAGGATTCTCCACAAATCTCTGCAGCGTGCTGTAATACTGCTCGCTATGTTTATACTTATACATGGCTGAGATCTGCTTCCAGGCTGTGTGCTTCGGAAAGGGAAACGCCTCGGGGTCTTTGTTCTCGAAGAAGCTCTTGAGGTTCCTTTCAGCCAGTCGCGTGGCGTACTCATCTACGAAGGCTTcaaatttctctttctctttctgcttgTACGCTTTAAAGAAAGTAAGCTGCAGGTAGCTCACTTGAGAGCAGCAGTTTTTGTAGCATGTGCTGATAATGGCGGCCAAAGCAGAGACCATGATCAGGACCCAGCCGAGGATCTaagcaaaaaaagatttataaattattttaagatttGAACATGTAATGTATTTATACAATATGGAATTAATTCATCagctatgcaaaaaaaaaaaaaacatgccaaatGTCTACTCTGACTCAATGTGAATTacattagctttaaataaataacaggctAACTACTTAGCATGGTGAATTGCTAATCAGCTGATGTGCTAATTTGCTACGAAATGGCAGCATTACAGCTTCATTAAACATAGTTatgttcaaataaaattaaaagtaaacacataaaaaaatttaaatattagaatTTTAAGAATGATTCTGTGGCAGAGaaattttatgattatttgGGTGATTCCACTTTTGTGGCTTCATGTTGCTCTGGGGGGAAAAAGCATGCTAAAAGATCTTACAACATGCCATGATCTAAAGAAAtttaagaacagatgagaaacaaagtaactGACATGTATTAGTTTTGAAGGGTTACAAAAGCCATTTGTAAggcttgggactccagcaaaccatgGTTAGAGtaattatccacaaatggagaaaacatggaacagtggtaaacCTACAAAAGGCAAAAGCTACTGCCGACCATAAAGAACACAAAAGCTCGCCTCACATTTCCCGGAAAGtcttgattatccccaagacttttAAGCAAATGTTCTGTGGACTAATGAGAAAAGGTGAACTTTTTGGAAAGTGTGCATTACATTACATCTGgtataaaactaacacagcatttcatcaaaagaacatcatactaaCGGTCTAACATGGTGGTGGTTATGTGATAGTCTGGAGCTGCTTTTCGGCCTCAGGTCCTGGACAACCTGTCATAATTAATTTTGAAATGGTGTGGTCAAAGTCTGgacttaaacccaattgagATCCTTAATCAGCACATGCTCAAAAACCCTCCAATGAGgcagaattaaaacaattctgcaaagatgaatgggccaaaattcctccacagtaaAAACGAAAGACAAATTGCCAGTTACCGCAAACAGTTGTTGCCGCCAAGGGTGAAACAACTATTGATTAAGttaaggggcaattactttttgacataaggccatgtaggtttggacagctttttttttctcgtaatttatgaaatcataatttaaaaactgcattgtaTATTCTACTCAGATTTTCTTTGgtagtttaaaaaatgtgaatcctttATTATCCTTTATCATCATTTTACATACAAACTGGTGAAATAAAAATGGCACTCCACTGTTAGCTACAAAAGCTTTAGTGCTTTATACCAGCAGTAGTTTAATAGCAGCAATAATAGTATTAGTACAGTATTAATATTAGTAGCAGCAGTGGTAGTGGTCATTGTACCTGAGACTGGGCATGTAGCATTAGCAGGAGCTCCTCTGTGTCTGCTGCTGTCATGTTGGACGTTTGGCATGGAACTTTGGCTAGTTCCTCCTTGCATGTGGTGGTTCTATTTTTACAAAACCAGTCCACAACGGCCTGCTCATTCATACCACTCACTGCGCACTCGTAGAACACGCCGTTCAGCAGCGCAAAGCTCAGCCACATGATCGGTGCAACAAGTGCTCCAACAATAACACTGACAAGCACGTGTAAGCAGCTCACACACTTGTGTctaaaacagcaaaaataaacTCACAATAAGATAACAGTACATTTCcaatgggggaaaaaactaGCTTGATCtgctgtacagtacaataaagGGAGGGGAATATGGTTTTTGTAAAACAATCAATAACATGATGGTAAACACTAATCacaagttaattattttcaaatgaCAGCATGTGAAAGGGATTGTGTAATGAACACTGaatatttttcaatatttaGTCTTCTACACATTCTAGACAAGACCATGACTACCACCTTAACTTACCACCTACATATTCTACATTTATTCTACATATGTCTTTATTCTCCATAGTTTAGTAAAACGGTCACCAAATATTAACCCATAACCTCAGTGTGTAATTCCAGgaaggtggcatagtggttcgGCACTGTGGccccgcacctccagggtcaaagcTTTGATTCACGCCTTGGGTCATTGTGCTTGGAAATTGCATGTTCACTCAATGCTTATTGGGTTTCCTCATAACACTCCggttcctcctacagtccaaagtcatgcagaaaAGGATAATTTGtcttctcaaattgcccatttagtgtgtgagtttgtgtgtgccctgcgatggattggcaccctgtccagggtgtaccccaccttgtgcccataATCTCCTGGGGTTGGATGCGCTATCCAGATTGTCACACTGCGCTGTCCATTGGGCCGCGCAGATATTTGGTCCGCCCGTGGCGGCTCACTCGGGTGCCATGGTTTCGTTCCGGTTTTGATGTGTTTGGCTTCCTATATTGTTCCCTCCAATCCACCAGAACCGCTCGACTGGTCCCACCATTTTTCAGGGATTGATGAAGACAGTCATCTAGACTTATTTTCTGTTCTGGctcctaggtggtggaatgaacttctagatgtccatacagcCAAGTCACTGGCATTGTTTTAGCGACGACTAAAGACATATCTGTTTCTTAAGTGTTTGTgttaaccaaaacaaaaaaaacccccttcccaacagtgtttgacgaATGGTACTTATTTAATAACGTAACGTATAATTAGTAATCTAGTACCCCAGTTTAAGGATTTATCCAAtgacagaaacttcaaagcacttttgtaagtcgctccggataagagcatctgccaaatgcctaaataatgtaaatataaacctGAATGTACAGAATAACCAGGTTATCCCAATAATGGATGTTTTCCTAATGGCACAGGAAACAAAATACTAGTGTGTGAGACGTGTAGCTCACAGTCGACTCACAGTGAACTCCTACTTAGTCACTTCATTTTAGTGCCCAGTAAGCATGCTGTaatgtttaaacacacaaatataaacacATGCATTAAAGGGTAcaactatattattataattgcaTAAAGTCAATAGTGGACAGTCAGAAACCTAGTATATGTTTtacttttgtattaatttttgaCATTTTACCCTGGTTACTTGATGAATGAAAGGCTGTGCTAGTGATATTACAGACTGAAACTGAAAGCATCCCATtgtggatgtactgtacatgtccaaAACAGTCATTGTGATCCATTGATCCATATGGTATTGAAGTGGTAATGTTCACTTTTTACCTAAAGTTCCCTTTATGCATCAGTAGAGCATCTATCTACCTACACGTTAAGGCCACCTGGACGCCTGACTGTCAGACATGCACttccattcaaaagtttggggtcacttgcaaatttctttgtttttgtttagtgatttatttctacattttacaacaaaattggggatttcaaaactatgaaataacccATATGAAATGAGGTAAtaatgtaacaacaacagtcagttattattttaagtcatGACGGTCAGCCTTtgtggaatagttcttgcaagaacaatattgtgtcaagtgcatttgcaaaacccatccagcaccatgataaaactggctctcatgaagacctttccaggaaagaaagaccaaaacttacctctgctgccgaggagaagttcatttagagtcaccaaaCAGCACCTTGGATTAGAGcggttatgaaggctttacggACCATGAGTGGCAGATACATTtcaacattaactgttcaaagaagattattacgtattttggacgccttcagcattgttttactcAGAAACGACAATgcagttagaaagtgatcccaaactttcgAGCGGTATCGGATATGTGCATGCTGAACATCCCACTCAGGATTTAGTCTTCCCATAGTGTTGGAGAGGAGGAGGTCTGGCATGCAGGTAGtcttccagttcatcccaaatgtGTTCAGCTTGAGCTCAGCTCTCTGTGCAGGAAGAGTTCTTTCACTATAGCCTTGGCTCTGTATTTTTACTTAGTTACATGTTAGAACAGGTTTCACTGAAGAGAAATATTAATGCCACAGGGTAGAAAGACCCCATATACaattgtttgtcttttaatcTGTAAGGATCTCCTTACCTGTTGGGACAGAGCTTTCTGGGGTTGAGACAGCAGCCCGTGTAGAGGCGCCAAAGACGCGTACTCAAGAAAAGAGCAACAATGAAGAATACGAACGCGGGTCCGAGCAGGTACGAGAGCCCGTAAGCCATGTTCTGCTTTAGAGTGCACGGACACTGGAAGGATAAGAAGGTAAAGATCTGCTGTCCACCGATGGTCGCAATGGCCATGGCACCGTACCCGATTGTGGTCTTCTGGTTGCTGAAGAAGCGCAGAACAGCGTTGAGGGAATCCATCGTGGGTTTCAGCGGCGCCGGGATCATTTAAGAGGAGATCCAAAATTCCTGAAAGAGGAATGTAACTTAATAATGCAACTCTGTGGCTGGAAAACCCTTGACTTCCTGACCCGAGATGAGCGACACTAATCGTAGTGTGCTCTGTGTTTGtttgctctctttctttctttctctcttaaaATCTCCTCCCTGAATCGCTCTCGCTCTAATTCCTTGATCATTATTTAACCTCAAGCAAACCAGCTCATCTGGTTTTGCACAACTGTCAGCAAGAACAAAACATATTTCCCTGCGCGGTTGCAGAGCGGCACTGCTCACATGTTTGCATGTGTTTGAGTGAAACATTCAGACGCCAGGTGGCACAAGCCCTGTGCATTTCAGAACCTTGAGTTTTAGACTAGAAATGAAGAACAAGGGCAGACAGAAGACCACACTTAGTTTTAAAAGCGTCTTAACtaccgattttttttttatcgagtGCAACCTCATGCTACTAAAGTGATTCCCCACAACACAGAAGTGTACAGTGTATGTAACAAAGATAGAATGACATGTACAACATTTTAGAATCACTTCTCTATGGAGAACATTTTACAATTATACATTAAATAGATACTGAACTATCAATTTTTCAAATCAGGATGATGATGAGCAACTTGGTAAATGGTGGTATTTAGTCTTCGTGAAACTTCACTAGACTCACAACTCAATTTAGCCTTCATGATACGTACATAAAtagatttgaatttaatttattggGTATATGTGTGATTTCAGATTTTCAGCATTTTACTCAATTTCcattaaatgtgtaaaaatttcTATATGTTAAAATGAGCAAAAGGATGCTATCAATGATCAAAACAATTACTTTTGTTGCTGAAAGCCAACATTACTCATGgacaaaataaacattgcacatatacatttcttacaaactttatttctgtcaaataaataagaatttttCATCAGGACCAAAAAAACCCAATTTGAAAGGTGGTGGAAATTCTGATGTCGGCAGCATAAAGTTGTTCAACAAAGTCGGTATCGAGTGAATGAGATTGTTATCGATCACAGCTTGACAACACAGGCAGCTTTActtgttaaatgtaaaaagtggAACCAGTTGGAATACAACATTATACAAAGAGggtacaacattttttttttttttttttttttttggccagactgGTAGGAATGGGAAATATGGCGAAAACATTAAAAGAATGGAGTGATGAAGTCAAATTTGCTGTAAGTTACAATTGATTGTTAATTTAACAAATCATATGCATTCAGTAAGtatattattttctgtaaaactCAGTTTTGGTCTGTTTTAACCTTGTCTATCTAGTATTGCATGCTAAATGGAAAATGGATGTTCTTAGGCTAGAGCAAACATAGTAAAAAGATAAGAATTTGGACCTTAACCTGAGATTTATAAAATATGCTTATCtttaattatacaacagttgTAATCTGATTTGATGAGAgacactgggatgtttaactacatGCTTCACATCAAAGGGTGGACTAACAATCATTACAaatgacactaactgtcagtcgccaGCGTGGATGAAATTAGCTCGGTACAGGCCACAGTACCGAGAGGAGAGCCCCTGCCTGCCAAAagccacattcaaaaccagtcacagaagcactttcagctaaatgataaaatgatgtcatcttaaacaacactttgttcCCTTAGAAATCCTGTAAGTAAATCCAAATTGACTTAAACGATActtgctgttttgttttggctaacatgagctacaaagctaactagcatctaacacaaggctgaatcccaaatccctctctaaagcacatctacaaaattccaccaagTAAACCACAGATCATTTTTATATAAcgtgaatatatactgtactgtatagttaTGCAGGCGTATTTCATTCTTCGGTTTCGTGTAAACTTTTTAGGAATAATATATAGTAGAACCAGtctacacaacaacaacaacaatgaggTGAAATGGTTCAGTCTTTACTCTtaattccatccatccacccaggAACCTCTCATGTCCAGCTAGGCTACAATGGTGATTACCGtagtatttattcccattttacgactGTGGTAGGATCAACATTCACATAGGCACTACTGTATGAGACGTCTGGGagcgccaattagtctaatctgcatgtctttgagctGTGAGAGGGAACCAGAGAACCCTGAGGAAACTTACTAAGCACGGgaagaacgtgcaaactccacatgcacaaagaccccaaggtgggaaccAAACTAGACCATGGTGGTGCCAAGGGACATGGGTAGCCACTAAGTACCTGATGTTCAtttcaaaaaatttaataaataagggTAACCGTTATGAATCCaagaaaatcagaaaaagtCAAAAGACAAAGGCAAAAATTAATGTACATTAAGGTTAATGACTGTTAAAGGCTCTGTTCCCCATATGTTTCCCTCAGTAGCATTTCCTCCGGAGTAAAGTCACGATTAGGATTCTCCACATATCTCTGCAGCGTGCTGTAACACTGCGTGCCACGGTTAAATGAGTATGCGGCGGAGATCTGCTCCCAggctgtgtgctttggaaaAGGAAACGCCTCGGGGTCTTTGTTCTCAAAGAAGCTCTTGAGGTTCCTGTCGGCCAGCCGGGTGGCGTACTCATCTGCGAAGGCTTCAAActtctcgctctctttctgcCTGTACACTTTAAAGAAAGTGAGCTGGAGGTAGCTCACTCGAGAGCAGCAGTTTTTGTAACATGTGCCAATCAGAGCAGCCAAAGCAGAGCTCATGATCAGGACCCAGCCGAGGatctaaaaaaaagacattgtttATTACTTAATCATCAATATGGAATAAATTGACCACCAATACAGAAGTTAATTATTTGTCTTTAATAGCAGCAGGTCATAGTAGTACTTGAGACTGGGCGTGTAGCATTAGCAGGAGCTCCGCTGTCTCTGCTGCTGACATGCTGGACGTTTGGCATGGGACTTTGGCGAGCTCGTCCTTGCACGCGGTGGTCCTGTTTTTACAAAACCAGTCCACAACTGCATCCTCGTTCATACCGCTCACCGCACACTCGTAGAACACGCCGTTCAGCAATGCGAAGCTTAGCCACATGATCGGTGCCACGAGCGCTCCAACAATTACACTAAAAAGCACGTATAAGCAGCCTGTGCAGTTCCACCTATAACAGGAAAAATAATCTCACAATAAAATAAGACTGGAAAAAGTGGTTACAATTGATATGCTGTACAATAGGAATAAAATGCAAAGGGTGGAATATAGTAATTGAAAAACAATCAATAATAAGATGGTAAGCACTAAACAGAAGTAGattacagtaagtccccaacatacAAACGAGTTCCGTTACAAGAGCTCGTTTGtaagtttaatttgtttgtaagtctaacaaacattgtctaAGTACTAGGAGACTtacacaattggctatacacagtataaaactaacatatttcatgatcttgtccttgttctttgGAATCCTGCCGATGGTTGAacgatttatttaaaaaaaacgagtCAATTTCTGCCATCTTGTCACCTCGCTCCAATCTCtgaattattttcacttttgtcccCATTGTTTTTGCTTGGCTTATTGTAGCAGTATCAGCTTCATGGCCAGACAAGTGCTCTCATTTCCAAGATTAAACGAGCGTGAATACATGTTTGTGTTAATTTACTATGTTGCGCTAATATTTACGTAGAGAACTTACTGTATTTCCAAATTACAGCATGTGGACGTAATTATGGAATGTATTCTGACTAGCTTTTACATATTCTTATAAATTCTTAATTTATGCTACACAGTTTAGTAaaagg
Proteins encoded:
- the LOC128513265 gene encoding calcium homeostasis modulator protein 5-like → MIPAPLKPTMDSLNAVLRFFSNQKTTIGYGAMAIATIGGQQIFTFLSFQCPCTLKQNMAYGLSYLLGPAFVFFIVALFLSTRLWRLYTGCCLNPRKLCPNRHKCVSCLHVLVSVIVGALVAPIMWLSFALLNGVFYECAVSGMNEQAVVDWFCKNRTTTCKEELAKVPCQTSNMTAADTEELLLMLHAQSQILGWVLIMVSALAAIISTCYKNCCSQVSYLQLTFFKAYKQKEKEKFEAFVDEYATRLAERNLKSFFENKDPEAFPFPKHTAWKQISAMYKYKHSEQYYSTLQRFVENPNRDYTTEEMLLSET
- the LOC128513261 gene encoding calcium homeostasis modulator protein 5-like gives rise to the protein MIPASLKPTMDSLNAMLRFFTNQKTTIGYGAMAIVTIGGQKIFTLLSFQCPCTLKQNMAYGLSYLLGPAFVLFIVGIFLSTRLWRLYTGCCLNPKKLCPHRWNCTGCLYVLFSVIVGALVAPIMWLSFALLNGVFYECAVSGMNEDAVVDWFCKNRTTACKDELAKVPCQTSSMSAAETAELLLMLHAQSQILGWVLIMSSALAALIGTCYKNCCSRVSYLQLTFFKVYRQKESEKFEAFADEYATRLADRNLKSFFENKDPEAFPFPKHTAWEQISAAYSFNRGTQCYSTLQRYVENPNRDFTPEEMLLRETYGEQSL
- the LOC128513262 gene encoding calcium homeostasis modulator protein 5-like, whose product is MIPAALKPTMDSLNAVLRFFTNQKTTIGYGAMAIATIGGQKIFTLLSFQCPCTLKQNMAYGLSYLLGPAFVLFVVGLFLSTRLWRLYTGCCVNPRKLCPHRRSCMGCFSVLFSVIVGALVAPIMWLSFALLNGVFYECAVSGVNEQAVVDWFCKNRTMACKNELAKVPCQTSSLSAADTKELMLMLRAQSQILGWVLIMSAASAALIGTCYKNCCSRVSYMQLTFFKVYKQKESEKFETFADEYATRLADRNLKSFFENKDPEAFPFPNHTAWEQISAMYTYQRGEQYYSTLQRFVESPNRDYTPEKMPLEGEHSLE